A window of the Garra rufa chromosome 10, GarRuf1.0, whole genome shotgun sequence genome harbors these coding sequences:
- the rnf2 gene encoding E3 ubiquitin-protein ligase RING2 isoform X1, whose protein sequence is MTQTIQTNGVQPLSKTWELSLYELQRTPQEAITDGLEIAVSPRSLHSELMCPICLDMLKNTMTTKECLHRFCADCIITALRSGNKECPTCRKKLVSKRSLRPDPNFDALISKIYPSRDEYEAHQERVLARISKHNNQQALSHSIEEGLKIQALNRLQRGKKHQIENGSGAEDNGDSSHCSNASVHSNQEAGPSIKRTKTSDDSGLDMDNATENGGGDMALDGASEIELVFRPHPTLMEKEDAAQTRWANSRYIKTSGNATVDHLSKYLAVRLALEEMRKNGEASPIDVEAASEKQYTIYIPTANNQFTVLNGSFSLELVSEKYWKVNKPMELYFAPTKEHK, encoded by the exons ATGACACAAACGATCCAGACGAATGGGGTTCAACCCCTCAGTAAGACTTGGGAGCTTAGTCTCTATGAATTACAGAGAACTCCACAG GAGGCCATTACGGATGGTCTGGAGATCGCTGTGTCCCCGCGCAGCTTGCACAGTGAGCTTATGTGTCCCATCTGCCTGGACATGCTGAAGAACACCATGACCACCAAGGAGTGCCTGCACCGTTTCTGTGCCGACTGCATTATCACTGCGCTCAGATCAGG GAACAAGGAGTGTCCAACATGCAGGAAGAAGCTGGTGTCTAAGCGCTCCCTCCGTCCAGACCCCAACTTTGACGCCCTGATCAGTAAGATCTACCCCAGCAGAGACGAGTACGAAGCCCACCAGGAGAGAGTGTTGGCCCGCATCAGCAAGCACAACAACCAGCAGGCGCTCAGCCACAGTATTGAGGAGGGCCTAAAAATCCAGGCCTTGAACAG ACTCCAGCGGGGGAAGAAGCACCAGATTGAAAATGGCAGCGGGGCAGAGGACAATGGAGACAgttcacactgcagcaatgcATCAGTCCACAGTAACCAAGAGGCTGGACCCAGCATCAAACGAACCAAAACTTCAGATGATTCAGGACTGGACATGGACAATGCCACAGAGAACGGAGGAGGAGACATGGCACTAGATGGGGCCAGTGAGATTGAGCTGGTGTTCCGCCCTCATCCGACGCTGATGGAGAAAGAAGACGCAGCACAGACAAGGTGGGCCAATTCAAG GTACATTAAGACTTCGGGGAATGCCACAGTGGACCACCTCTCCAAATACTTGGCCGTCAGATTGGCTTTGGAGGAAATGCGCAAGAATGGAGAGGCAAGCCCCATCGACGTAGAAGCAGCCAGCGAAAAACAGTACACCATCTACATCCCTACAGCAAACAACCAGTTCACA GTCCTGAACGGCTCTTTCTCTTTAGAGCTGGTGAGCGAGAAGTACTGGAAAGTCAACAAGCCAATGGAGTTGTACTTTGCCCCAACGAAGGAGCATAAATAA
- the rnf2 gene encoding E3 ubiquitin-protein ligase RING2 isoform X2, with protein sequence MTQTIQTNGVQPLSKTWELSLYELQRTPQEAITDGLEIAVSPRSLHSELMCPICLDMLKNTMTTKECLHRFCADCIITALRSGNKECPTCRKKLVSKRSLRPDPNFDALISKIYPSRDEYEAHQERVLARISKHNNQQALSHSIEEGLKIQALNRLQRGKKHQIENGSGAEDNGDSSHCSNASVHSNQEAGPSIKRTKTSDDSGLDMDNATENGGGDMALDGASEIELVFRPHPTLMEKEDAAQTRYIKTSGNATVDHLSKYLAVRLALEEMRKNGEASPIDVEAASEKQYTIYIPTANNQFTVLNGSFSLELVSEKYWKVNKPMELYFAPTKEHK encoded by the exons ATGACACAAACGATCCAGACGAATGGGGTTCAACCCCTCAGTAAGACTTGGGAGCTTAGTCTCTATGAATTACAGAGAACTCCACAG GAGGCCATTACGGATGGTCTGGAGATCGCTGTGTCCCCGCGCAGCTTGCACAGTGAGCTTATGTGTCCCATCTGCCTGGACATGCTGAAGAACACCATGACCACCAAGGAGTGCCTGCACCGTTTCTGTGCCGACTGCATTATCACTGCGCTCAGATCAGG GAACAAGGAGTGTCCAACATGCAGGAAGAAGCTGGTGTCTAAGCGCTCCCTCCGTCCAGACCCCAACTTTGACGCCCTGATCAGTAAGATCTACCCCAGCAGAGACGAGTACGAAGCCCACCAGGAGAGAGTGTTGGCCCGCATCAGCAAGCACAACAACCAGCAGGCGCTCAGCCACAGTATTGAGGAGGGCCTAAAAATCCAGGCCTTGAACAG ACTCCAGCGGGGGAAGAAGCACCAGATTGAAAATGGCAGCGGGGCAGAGGACAATGGAGACAgttcacactgcagcaatgcATCAGTCCACAGTAACCAAGAGGCTGGACCCAGCATCAAACGAACCAAAACTTCAGATGATTCAGGACTGGACATGGACAATGCCACAGAGAACGGAGGAGGAGACATGGCACTAGATGGGGCCAGTGAGATTGAGCTGGTGTTCCGCCCTCATCCGACGCTGATGGAGAAAGAAGACGCAGCACAGACAAG GTACATTAAGACTTCGGGGAATGCCACAGTGGACCACCTCTCCAAATACTTGGCCGTCAGATTGGCTTTGGAGGAAATGCGCAAGAATGGAGAGGCAAGCCCCATCGACGTAGAAGCAGCCAGCGAAAAACAGTACACCATCTACATCCCTACAGCAAACAACCAGTTCACA GTCCTGAACGGCTCTTTCTCTTTAGAGCTGGTGAGCGAGAAGTACTGGAAAGTCAACAAGCCAATGGAGTTGTACTTTGCCCCAACGAAGGAGCATAAATAA